The window ACCTTGCTCCATAGCAGAGGCGAAATCTTATATCCCACCAGTCTGTCCAGAATTCGTCTGGCCTGCTGGGAATTAAACAGATTTTCGTTTAATGCGCGAGGGTTTTCCAAGGCTTCCTTAACTGCCCTTGAAGTAATCTCATTAAACTGAATTCGACTGATATTTGTATTTTGTTTTTTTATCAGTTCAGCAATATGCCAGGCAATGGCCTCTCCTTCCCGGTCAGGATCAGGGGCCAGATAAATTCTGCCTGCTTTTTTGGCACTTTGCTGGAGCCTGGTAACAATTTTCTTCTTGCCATAAATAATTTCATATTCAGGCTCAAAATTGCCGTCTTCACTCACTCCGAGGGTCTTTTTGGGAAGATCCCGAATATGACCAACCGAAGCATCAACAAGATAATCCTTGCCCAGAAACTTCTTTATGGTCTTAACCTTAGCCGGTGATTCTACTATAATTAAATCCTTGCTCATAATGGGCCTGCGTATAAGCATAGGCTTTTGCTTTGGCAAGTAAAAAATTTATTTGTCGATTCTTTTACCTTGCCTTGAGCTCGAATTTTCATTATCTGCCAACAAATCATATCTATCGAAGCACGGGAACTGGCTCTTTCTGGACCCACTTGCCTTAAAAATGACAAGTTTTTAATGCACCTCGCTGGGACTGTTCCAATTTCCAGAAGAGTGACAGTTCTTCAATGTGGAGGCGGCTTCCAGCCGCCTGGAACTAAATAGCCTGCAGGATGCAGGCTCCACTTTAAAGGCAGTTACTCGCAAGTTCGGTCCCGGCCCCTGGTGAAGATCCTAAAAATGACAAGTTTTAAATATCGGTTATTGCTCAAATGGTTCCCTAAGCGCCTGCCCCTCTATTTTCCCTGAAAGCGCTAAACTATTACCAGATTTTCTATATTTCGCTGAAGTGATATTGGAGTTAAACTAATGAAAACAGCTATAGTCGGCTTTGCAGGATGTGGAAAAACAGAACTTTTCAGGGCCCTGGCTGGTCCTGGTTCTGCCGCGGCAGGCAGAGCCATGGTCAAAGTGCCGGAGCCAAGGCTTGACCCTTTAATCAAAGTCTTTAAGCCTGGAAAAGTTACCAGAACAGAAATTGAATATAATGATATGCCCGGCAGCGGAGGCTCCAAGTCCATTGGCAACAAGGTTTTAAACGCTGTCCGGGGTTGTGACTGCCTCCTGGCAGTGCTGGATGCCTATTCAGGAACTGCAGATGCGCAGGACCAGCTTGATGCTATAGAAGCGGAGCTGATTGTGTCTGATCTGGCGGTCATTGAAAAGAAACTGGAAAGACTGGCCCAGGATAAGCAGAAGGCAAAGCATTTATATGATCCCAAAGAGGAAGAACTGCTGCAAAAAGCCATGGCTTTGCTCGAACAGGAAAAGCCCCTTCGCATGGACTATGACTTGAGTACTGAACCCTCACTCAAGGGCTTTTCCTTCCTGTCCGCCAAACCCATATTATATGCCTGGAATATATCTGAAAACAAAATGGGCAGCTTTGAGCCCCCGCAAGATCAGTTTTCCATGGCCCATATCGCGGTTTCTGCCATGCTGGAACGCGAAATGGCCGAACTGGAAGACCCTGAAGAACTCCAGATGTTCATGCAGGACCTGGGAGTGGAACATTCTGCTCTGGACAGAGTAATTTACAAAACCTACTCCCTGCTCAACCTCATTACGTTTCTCACAGCAGGAGAAAAGGAGGTTCGCTCCTGGGCCCTCAAAAAAGGATCTACAGCTGCTGAGGCTGCAGGGCTAATTCATTCTGATATTCAAAAAGGATTTATCAGGGCAGAGGTTCTGGGCTGGAGTGACTTTCTGGAATGCCGGGATATGAAAAAGGCCAAAGAAAAAGGTGTTCTGCGCCTTGAAGGAAAAGATTACATTGTCAAGGACGGCGACATCATAACCTTTCGGTTTAACGTATGATTCAAAATCTGACAACTATATAAACATCAAAACAAGCAACAATTCACAAACCTTACAATGCTTACCCATGTGTCAGTAGTTCTTTGCAGGCCCAAGTTTTCTGAAAATATTGGTTCAGTGGCCAGAGCCTGCGTAAATATGGGGTGTTCCAGCCTTGTGCTCGTAAGCCCACGCAGTTTTGACCTGAAAAAGGCAGCTCCTCTTGCCACATCTAAGGGCAAAGTCCTTATTGAGCAGGCCCAAGTCCATGACAGTCTTGAAACAGCCTTGAAAGATTTCCACCGGGTTTACGCCACAACCGCCAGAGTGGGAAAATGGCGCAAGGGCATCCTGAATCCATGGGAAGCAGCTCAGAGCATTATGGATGTTGAAAAATCAACACCTTCGTGCGCTCTGGTGTTTGGCCCCGAAGATAAAGGACTGACTAATGAAGAAGTGGAGCTTTGCTCCCATATTATATCCATTCCCACCTCTAAGGAGGCCTGGTCCCTGAACCTGGCTCAAGCCGTTCTAATAGTGCTCTATGAGTGCTTCAAACTCATACCTGCTTCAGATTGCCGCCAGATCAAACCAGGAGATTCACGTCTTATCACCCGGCAGGAGTCCATGATCCTGAACCAGAACATCCGCGAAGCCCTTCTGACCATAGATTTTCTTGACCAGGACAATCCCGATTATTTTATGATGCCTCTCAAGCGTCTGCTGTCCAAAAAAGACCTGCGCCATCATGAATTCAATCTGCTTATGGGCATTTGCAGGCAGATCAAGTGGATGGCGCATAAAAACAATCAGGGACCACAATAAAAATGACTATAACAGTGGTGCATTACAATTAAGCCGGTATGAATCAACAGGAAGATTCCTGGTAAACACTGGTCAGACTCTCTTTGGAAAAAGGCTTGAAAGTAATATCGTTTACTCCGGCATTTCTCGCGTCTTCATTATCCTGCGTTTCATTCTGGGTGGTAACCATAATGACAGGCAGATCATTTTTGGAATAGATTTCTCTTATGCCCTGGATCAAATCAATCCCGGTCATATCCGGCATATTCAAATCAGTAAAAACAACCTGGGGTTTGTTATTCTTAAGCCAGTCCAGGGCCTTTCTCGGAAATTCGAATAAAACAGGCTCAAACCCCATTTCGTAAAGAGTGCTCTTGTATATATTCAAGATCATCTTGGAGTCATCTACAGCCACAGCCACAGGTCTTGCTGCAGCCTGAGGCTTTTCACCTTCAATCTTTTCAGCCAGGTGCAGGTATCCATATTTCTGCAGCAGAGACTGAAAAAAATTCTGCAGGTCTGGAGCAGCGTTTTTAGTTAGATAGCCAAGAGCCATGTCCTGAAAAAATGGATATTCGATCAAAGCAATAAAAAGGTTTTTGGCTTGAGCGCTGATTATAGACCTTACTGTTTTAAGTGCATCATGGTCACGTTCTTTGACCATGTTCTTGACACCAGCCACAAGAACCTCATTGAGATTACGGTCAATGGCTGATGCAGCCGCCACACACACATGTTCTTCCTTGTCCGTCAATCCTCTGGCCAGAATGTAAGATCCCTTATCAAGAGGCAGCTGACCCAGGGTCTCGTAAGCAGCAAAGCGCACATTGGCATCAGCTGGTTCCTGGCTGAGCAGCTTTCTGATGGGAACAAGGGCAGAGGAATCCCCAATGGCCCCGAGAACATTAAGTGTATGCACCTGCAGGTCTGGGTCGTTGTAAAACAAATTTTCTCCAAGGGTCGGCACTGCTTTTGCCCCAATACGAGTCAGTTTAGCCTTGGCATAATTTCTTAAATGTGCATAATGCGAACCAATGGTCTGATTAAGTTTGTTTATGGAAGTCTGATCCTGAATCTGAGAAAAGACATCCAGAATAAGAATATCGATCTGATGATCAGCTCCCATTTTTTCCGCTAACCTCTGCATGGCTGTCGGCGTCCCTATCCTTCCCAGCGCTCTGATGGCTTCAAGAATAAGAGTTTTATTGTTGGAATATAAAAACTCACTTATGGCGTTGGTGGCCCCAGGAAAGCCCAGCGTCCCAAGTCCTATTATGGCTTCCTTGATGACCTTTTCATCAAGTTCATTGGCCATTATATTCAAAAGTACTGCCGACGCACCGTCCACCCTGGCCTCAGCAGCAATATTGATGAACAGCTCTCTTGGTTCAACCTTGTCCATAATGGTCTTGAGCAGAAAGTCAGGCTGTTCTAATGATTTGGAAATCAGAATACCCCGAATATCTGGAAGGTTGGTAGTGATGGACTTGTTCTTCTGTATCAGCCCTGTAAGCAGAGGGATGGTAAAATCCGGATCACCTTTTTCCAGAAGGTTAATAATCTTTTTCTGGGTATCCTTGTCAGTGTCATTAAGGTAGGCAAGGACTATATTAGCCTTAATGGTATCCTTTTTATCAATATTGTCCGATAGCTCAGAAATCAAATGCTGCGGGTCAACGTCCATGAAAAACTCCTTAAAATAATATGTTGATTTTTATCATACCCCGCATGACTCAAGGGCAAGTTCTTTGAGAAACAGTGTAAGCTGCCTGTTGGTTCTGTCAGCCACCTGCAGGATCTCTTCGTGGGAAGTTACCTGCATGCAGTCAGGAAGATTATGATTGGTCAGACACGAAAGACCAAGGATACTTTTTCCCATATGTGCTGCAGCAATGGACTCCAGTACT is drawn from Desulfonatronovibrio magnus and contains these coding sequences:
- a CDS encoding DUF933 domain-containing protein, translating into MKTAIVGFAGCGKTELFRALAGPGSAAAGRAMVKVPEPRLDPLIKVFKPGKVTRTEIEYNDMPGSGGSKSIGNKVLNAVRGCDCLLAVLDAYSGTADAQDQLDAIEAELIVSDLAVIEKKLERLAQDKQKAKHLYDPKEEELLQKAMALLEQEKPLRMDYDLSTEPSLKGFSFLSAKPILYAWNISENKMGSFEPPQDQFSMAHIAVSAMLEREMAELEDPEELQMFMQDLGVEHSALDRVIYKTYSLLNLITFLTAGEKEVRSWALKKGSTAAEAAGLIHSDIQKGFIRAEVLGWSDFLECRDMKKAKEKGVLRLEGKDYIVKDGDIITFRFNV
- a CDS encoding response regulator, which produces MDVDPQHLISELSDNIDKKDTIKANIVLAYLNDTDKDTQKKIINLLEKGDPDFTIPLLTGLIQKNKSITTNLPDIRGILISKSLEQPDFLLKTIMDKVEPRELFINIAAEARVDGASAVLLNIMANELDEKVIKEAIIGLGTLGFPGATNAISEFLYSNNKTLILEAIRALGRIGTPTAMQRLAEKMGADHQIDILILDVFSQIQDQTSINKLNQTIGSHYAHLRNYAKAKLTRIGAKAVPTLGENLFYNDPDLQVHTLNVLGAIGDSSALVPIRKLLSQEPADANVRFAAYETLGQLPLDKGSYILARGLTDKEEHVCVAAASAIDRNLNEVLVAGVKNMVKERDHDALKTVRSIISAQAKNLFIALIEYPFFQDMALGYLTKNAAPDLQNFFQSLLQKYGYLHLAEKIEGEKPQAAARPVAVAVDDSKMILNIYKSTLYEMGFEPVLFEFPRKALDWLKNNKPQVVFTDLNMPDMTGIDLIQGIREIYSKNDLPVIMVTTQNETQDNEDARNAGVNDITFKPFSKESLTSVYQESSC
- a CDS encoding RNA methyltransferase, yielding MLTHVSVVLCRPKFSENIGSVARACVNMGCSSLVLVSPRSFDLKKAAPLATSKGKVLIEQAQVHDSLETALKDFHRVYATTARVGKWRKGILNPWEAAQSIMDVEKSTPSCALVFGPEDKGLTNEEVELCSHIISIPTSKEAWSLNLAQAVLIVLYECFKLIPASDCRQIKPGDSRLITRQESMILNQNIREALLTIDFLDQDNPDYFMMPLKRLLSKKDLRHHEFNLLMGICRQIKWMAHKNNQGPQ